A single region of the Panthera tigris isolate Pti1 chromosome B1, P.tigris_Pti1_mat1.1, whole genome shotgun sequence genome encodes:
- the CPZ gene encoding carboxypeptidase Z: MAWPYFLDCGSYFASVEEGCHDPLEKLRGGLDAEEVLPSGLPPNFIQFTHHSYAQMVRVLRRTAARCAHIAKTYSIGRSFNGKELLVIEFSARPGQHELMEPEVKLIGNIHGNEVAGREMLIYLAQYLCSEYLLGSPRIQRLLNTTRIHLLPSMNPDGYEVAAAEGAGYNGWTSGRQNAQNLDLNRNFPDLTSEYYRLEASGSIRSSRIPIPQHYWWGKVAPETKAIIKWMRTTPFVLSASLHGGDLVVSYPFDLSKHSQEEKFSPTPDEKMFKLLARAYADVHPMMMDRSENRCGGNFLKRGSIINGADWYSFTGGMSDFNYLHSNCFEITVELGCVKFPPEEALYTIWQHNKEPLLNFVEMVHRGIKGVVMDKFGKPVKNARILVKGIRHDITTAPDGDYWRLLPPGSHIVIAQAPGYSKVIKKVTIPARMKRAGRVDFILQPLGTGPKKFLLGPRRSGSAVRDPLGGASPYGEPQEPLGARRQPSAGGSKPWWWSYFTSISQHKPRWLLKY, encoded by the exons ATGGCCTGGCCCTACTTCCTCGACTGCGGCAGCTACTTTGCCAGCGTGGAGGAGGGCTGCCACGACCCCCTGGAGAAGCTGCGAG GAGGCCTGGACGCGGAGGAGGTGCTGCCCTCGGGCCTGCCCCCGAACTTCATCCAGTTTACACACCACTCCTACGCCCAGATGGTGCGCGTGCTGCGTCGGACGGCGGCCCGCTGCGCCCACATCGCCAAGACCTACAGCATCGGGCGAAGCTTCAACGGCAAGGAGCTGCTGGTCATCGAGTTCTCGGCCCGCCCCGGCCAGCACGAGCTGA TGGAGCCTGAGGTGAAGCTCATCGGCAACATCCATGGCAATGAGGTGGCAGGGCGGGAGATGCTCATCTACCTGGCCCAGTACCTGTGCTCCGAGTACCTGTTGGGCAGTCCCCGCATCCAGCGCCTGCTCAACACCACCCGCATTCACCTGCTGCCCTCCATGAACCCCGACGGGTACGAGGTGGCGGCCGCCGAG GGCGCTGGCTACAACGGGTGGACGAGCGGGAGGCAGAACGCGCAGAACTTGGACCTGAACCGTAACTTCCCCGACCTGACGTCTGAGTACTACCGCCTGGAGGCATCCGGCAGCATCCGCAGCAGCCGCATCCCCATCCCGCAGCACTACTGGTGGGGTAAG GTGGCCCCCGAGACCAAGGCGATAATAAAGTGGATGCGGACCACCCCGTTCGTGCTCTCGGCCAGCCTCCATGGGGGCGACCTGGTGGTGTCCTACCCCTTCGATCTCTCCAAACACTCCCAGGAAGAGAAGTTTTCGCCCACGCCCGATGAGAAG ATGTTCAAGCTGCTGGCCAGGGCCTACGCGGATGTCCACCCCATGATGATGGACAGGTCGGAGAACAGGTGTGGTGGCAACTTCCTGAAGAGGGGCAGCATCATCAACGGGGCAGACTGGTACAGCTTCACCGGAG GCATGTCCGACTTCAACTACCTGCACAGCAACTGCTTTGAGATCACGGTGGAGCTGGGCTGCGTGAAGTTCCCCCCGGAGGAGGCCCTCTATACCATCTGGCAGCACAACAAAGAGCCCCTCCTGAACTTCGTGGAGATG GTGCACCGGGGCATCAAAGGTGTGGTGATGGACAAGTTTGGCAAGCCGGTCAAAAACGCCCGGATTTTGGTCAAGGGCATCCGCCACGACATCACCACAG CCCCAGACGGGGACTATTGGAGATTGCTGCCTCCGGGGTCCCACATCGTCATAGCTCAAGCCCCCGGCTACTCCAAGGTCATCAAGAAAGTCACCATCCCCGCCCGGATGAAGAGGGCTGGCCGCGTGGACTTCATTCTCCAGCCCCTGGGGACCGGACCCAAGAAGTTCCTCCTCGGGCCGCGGAGAAGCGGGTCTGCGGTCCGTGACCCTCTGGGAGGTGCCAGCCCGTACGGAgagccccaggagcccctcggGGCGCGGAGGCAGCCCTCGGCCGGCGGGAGCAAGCCCTGGTGGTGGTCCTACTTCACGTCGATAAGCCAGCACAAACCCCGTTGGCTGCTCAAGTACTAG